The Neurospora crassa OR74A linkage group IV, whole genome shotgun sequence genome has a segment encoding these proteins:
- the col-27 gene encoding zinc binuclear cluster-type protein, with amino-acid sequence MDAAEIVRRALGSIAERRSSQQHLHPQPQATPSYFPFPTQQHAAPRPAAPRPPRRDASNLGYTLTACCRCRQRKTRCGTSLPRCMPCERAGAVCEYWDSTLQRKVSRSYVVKLRDKLRRLTDELAQFKTDEPDPQDRRQSPDLSSSLVRPNVTDEISYWFGPSSGVGLQRTLMEEAKRYMESESFANLLSESVTRRVDRANRMQSISTGRKKSYPLISEIPVQQLPKRATADRLLEVYIQRAQIWAPILHEKILEENVNDVYDGDKDPYKRFVVHMVFAIGLRKLSSQFAGLADSFYIAATEYFWQVIQPRDLKSLQCIILLAQYYLLCPYKAPGYYIAGLATKLCQQLNIVDEQTISSGVDEQTLDMRRRLAWVTVNNELGLAYITGRPNGFSKSHDAINLKFFESLPDENITADGIEPGPACVRKLVAIHFCKMTLLQAEIRRVLYEQTMPNVNSEEHCWVAKMQKKLEDWRDSAPEKAEPWCKSLFAFYFHNMMISLYRPSPQIPDPSATAAAKCFDASREVIAISSTQIKASAVDVTYIFLSTIHTALSTLLWSVSYAEVRADHSADEVKDITETALEIFAQCSEFLPEPQAVSEFYDVLISVSLRRYHIKEEPMTPTPGFQHLPNASGFGQPGLLNSNNMSDPGMFATPQATHTPQDEETPIFRAPSFRYVFDGTPEPEPPTDLQNTPFRPSQPMFRSNSIFGSPSTDPGRRLSHWAPESTTSVNHNAPVDAQGPPTGRFEPSISPPTDPSTPIAMPGAFNPPTTLPQAPVHVPVNTLPITTEPLTSYHLAPSPVMPLPQHAPPLIPTTTAQQAWFNPPPPLLSPHTFSSSRGSISISGTANDVMLNPGLGLWLTRFSDNYSLNRGPPPTSNGWGPAWANANNNNSNNNPNGIGAGGGLGMGSPWGAQPPPPHSGSMGGGLPPNNNSNMNNVWATHWSDQRQGSLSQEQQDELMDVLETEGIAEIDMFLKMETS; translated from the exons ATGGATGCTGCCGAGATCGTCCGCCGGGCCCTGGGCTCTATCGCCGAACGAAGATCTTCACAGCAACACCTACACCCACAACCACAAGCCACGCCCTCATActtcccctttcccactCAACAACACGCCGCACCCAGGCCTGCCGCCCCTCGCCCCCCACGCCGCGATGCCTCCAATCTGGGATACACGTTGACAGCATGCTGCAGATGTCGTCAG CGCAAAACCAGATGCGGTACCTCCTTACCTCGATGCATGCCTTGCGAGCGCGCGGGCGCCGTTTGCGAATACTGGGACTCGACCTTGCAAAGGAAGGTCAGCCGTTCTTACGTTGTCAAGCTACGGGACAAGCTACGCCGCCTTACCGACGAACTTGCTCAGTTCAAGACCGATGAACCAGACCCGCAGGATCGCCGCCAGAGTCCCGATCTATCCAGCAGCCTGGTGCGACCCAACGTGACCGATGAGATCTCTTACTGGTTTGGGCCCAGCAGTGGTGTCGGTCTCCAGCGAACGTTGATGGAAGAGGCTAAGCGCTATATGGAATCCGAGTCGTTTGCGAATCTGTTATCCGAGAGCGTTACCCGGCGAGTTGATAGGGCAAACCGTATGCAGAGCATTTCGACAGGGCGCAAGAAGAGCTACCCCTTGATCAGTGAGATTCCGGTTCAGCAACTGCCAAAGCGCGCCACAGCCGACAGGCTTCTCGAGGTCTACATTCAGAGAGCACAGATTTGGGCGCCAATCCTCCACGAAAAGATCCTTGAGGAAAACGTCAACGACGTGTACGACGGCGACAAGGACCCCTACAAGAGGTTTGTGGTACACATGGTGTTTGCCATAGGTTTGCGCAAATTGTCGTCGCAGTTTGCTGGTCTCGCCGACAGTTTCTACATCGCCGCCACAGAGTACTTCTGGCAAGTCATACAGCCGCGAGACCTCAAATCACTACAGTGCATCATTTTACTGGCTCAATACTACCTGTTGTGTCCCTACAAAGCACCTGGCTATTATATTGCCGGATTGGCGACCAAGCTTTGCCAGCAGCTTAACATTGTCGACGAACAAACCATTTCCTCTGGGGTTGATGAGCAGACACTCGATATGCGAAGGCGACTGGCTTGGGTGACGGTTAACAACGAATTGGGCTTGGCATACATCACTGGGAGACCAAACGGCTTTTCCAAGAGTCATGATGCGATCAACCTCAAGTTCTTCGAAAGCCTCCCGGATGAGAATATCACTGCGGATGGCATCGAGCCCGGGCCCGCTTGTGTGAGAAAGTTGGTAGCTATCCACTTTTGCAAGATGACCCTTCTGCAGGCAGAGATACGACGAGTCTTGTATGAGCAAACCATGCCCAATGTCAATAGTGAAGAACATTGCTGGGTTGCCAAGATGCAGAAAAAGCTGGAGGACTGGCGGGATTCTGCCCCTGAGAAGGCCGAGCCATGGTGCAAATCCTT GTTTGCATTCTACTTCCACAACATGATGATCTCTCTATATCGCCCATCACCGCAAATACCAGACCCATctgctaccgccgccgccaagtgTTTTGACGCGTCCCGCGAAGTCATTGCGATTTCGAGCACACAAATCAAGGCATCGGCCGTCGACGTCACATATATCTTTCTATCGACTATCCACACAGCTTTGAGTACTCTGCTGTGGTCCGTTTCCTACGCGGAGGTTCGAGCCGACCACTCCGCAGACGAAGTCAAGGACATCACGGAGACTGCGCTGGAAATATTTGCCCAATGCTCCGAATTCTTGCCAGAACCACAAGCCGTTTCGGAATTTTACGATGTCTTGATCTCGGTCTCGCTGCGCCGCTATCACATCAAGGAGGAACCAATGACTCCTACGCCGGGTTTTCAGCACTTGCCAAACGCGAGTGGGTTTGGTCAGCCTGGCTTGCTTAATTCCAACAACATGTCCGATCCAGGCATGTTCGCAACACCGCAAGCAACACACACGCCCCAGGATGAGGAGACACCGATTTTCCGGGCTCCTAGCTTCCGCTATGTCTTCGACGGCACTCCTGAGCCGGAGCCGCCAACAGATCTCCAGAACACACCATTCCGTCCTTCCCAACCCATGTTCCGCTCAAACTCGATTTTTGGAAGTCCTTCGACGGATCCAGGCCGAAGGCTCTCTCACTGGGCCCCTGAATCTACTACTTCCGTTAACCATAATGCCCCGGTAGACGCACAAGGGCCACCAACAGGACGTTTCGAACCATCGATATCGCCACCGACAGACCCCTCGACTCCGATTGCCATGCCAGGAGCATTCAACCCACCCACAACTCTTCCGCAAGCACCAGTACACGTCCCCGTCAACACTCTACCAATCACGACAGAGCCTCTCACCTCCTACCACCTCGCCCCTAGCCCAGTGATGCCCCTTCCGCAACACGCACCACCGCTAATACCGACAACAACGGCACAACAAGCCTGGTTCAACCCCCCGCCCCCTCTCCTCTCACCGCACACCTTCTCCTCAAGCAGAGGCAGCATCAGTATTTCCGGAACAGCCAACGACGTCATGCTCAACCCCGGTCTCGGCCTCTGGCTCACGCGGTTTAGCGACAATTACTCCCTCAACCGCGGTCCACCGCCTACTTCAAACGGGTGGGGACCTGCTTGGGCtaacgccaacaacaacaatagtAACAATAACCCCAACGGTATcggcgctggtggtggtctaGGCATGGGATCACCCTGGGGAGCTCAGCCGCCCCCGCCTCATAGCGGTAGCATGGGAGGAGGGCTGCcgccaaacaacaacagcaacatgaACAACGTCTGGGCGACTCACTGGTCGGATCAGAGACAGGGAAGTCTAAGCCAGGAACAGCAGGATGAGTTGATGGATGTGTTGGAGACGGAGGGAATTGCGGAGATTGATATGTTTTTGAAGATGGAGACTTCATGA